A single Scleropages formosus chromosome 4, fSclFor1.1, whole genome shotgun sequence DNA region contains:
- the LOC108934412 gene encoding dnaJ homolog subfamily C member 18-like isoform X1 translates to MDREESNRLIEKAKQCLRSGRARDALRLLREAQNVYPSSRARVLIDAILRDGTEPEEESPPCDPRGWRSREEEGTRSDEDKKGYTEEQRQGVLRIKRCKDFYETLGVAKDASDEDLKKAYRKLALKFHPDKNFAPGATDAFKAIGNAYAVLSNPEKRRQYDQCGDVAPADSASQTATGHPRRSYHRNFTMDFEADISPEELFNTFFGGKFPTGNIHVYTNRGAAYSHFYQPRRRRQNERRGVEVEEDRSQNTFTAFLQLLPVLVLILISVFTQLMATKPPYSLFYKPSMGLVVSRETQHMGVTYYVDKGFQKEYKGASLIELEKSVENDYIDHLQSSCWKEKQQKSDLTNLAQLYRDERMMQKAETMKLDNCDKLSRVVGRQRGE, encoded by the exons atggacagagaggAGTCCAACAGACTCATAGAAAAGGCGAAGCAGTGCCTGCGCTCCGGCCGCGCGCGCGACGCGCTCCGGCTCCTGCGCGAGGCACAGAACGTGTACCCCAGTTCGCGAGCCCGAG TTTTAATCGACGCAATCCTGAGGGATGGGACTGAGCCTGAAGAAGAAAGCCCGCCTTGCGACCCACGTGGCTGGCGCTCAAGGGAGGAGGAGGGTACGAGGTCTGATGAGGACAAGAAGGGGTATACGGAGGAGCAGCGACAAGGGGTTCTCAG GATAAAGAGATGCAAGGACTTTTATGAGACTCTTGGTGTGGCCAAGGATGCCAGTGATGAGGACCTGAAGAAGGCCTATAGGAAACTGGCGCTCAAGTTCCACCCCGATAAAAACTTTGCTCCAGGAGCCACAGATGCATTTAAAG CCATAGGCAATGCGTACGCTGTGCTCAGTAACCCCGAGAAGCGACGGCAGTACGACCAGTGTGGTGATGTGGCACCGGCCGACAGCGCATCCCAAACCGCCACGGGACATCCTCGCCGCAGCTACCACAGGAACTTCACCATGGACTTTGAGGCTGACATTTCCCCAGAGGAGCTCTTCAACACCTTCTTTGGGGGAAAGTTCCCCACAG GCAACATCCACGTGTACACCAACAGAGGGGCTGCATACTCCCACTTCTACCAGCCACGGCGGCGCCGCCAAAACGAGAGACGTGGGGTTGAAGTAGAGGAAGACCGCAGCCAG AACACATTCACGGCTTTTCTCCAACTTCTGCCTGTCCTTGTGCTTATCCTCATCTCAGTGTTTACTCAGCTCATGGCCACAAAACCCCCCTACAGCCTCTTTTACAAGCC GTCCATGGGCCTGGTGGTGTCCAGGGAGACGCAGCACATGGGCGTCACCTACTACGTGGACAAAGGCTTTCAGAAAGAGTACAAGGGAGCGTCTCTGATTGAGCTTGAGAAGTCTGTTGAGAATGACTATATTGACCACCTACAGAGCAGTTGTtggaaggaaaaacagcaga AGTCAGACTTAACAAACTTGGCCCAGCTGTACCGTGACGAGCGAATGATGCAGAAGGCCGAGACCATGAAGCTGGACAACTGTGACAAGTTGTCTCGTGTGGTGGGAAGACAGAGGGGTGAatga
- the LOC108934412 gene encoding dnaJ homolog subfamily C member 18-like isoform X2, translating into MYTLHLHVLIDAILRDGTEPEEESPPCDPRGWRSREEEGTRSDEDKKGYTEEQRQGVLRIKRCKDFYETLGVAKDASDEDLKKAYRKLALKFHPDKNFAPGATDAFKAIGNAYAVLSNPEKRRQYDQCGDVAPADSASQTATGHPRRSYHRNFTMDFEADISPEELFNTFFGGKFPTGNIHVYTNRGAAYSHFYQPRRRRQNERRGVEVEEDRSQNTFTAFLQLLPVLVLILISVFTQLMATKPPYSLFYKPSMGLVVSRETQHMGVTYYVDKGFQKEYKGASLIELEKSVENDYIDHLQSSCWKEKQQKSDLTNLAQLYRDERMMQKAETMKLDNCDKLSRVVGRQRGE; encoded by the exons ATGTATACACTACATCTGCATG TTTTAATCGACGCAATCCTGAGGGATGGGACTGAGCCTGAAGAAGAAAGCCCGCCTTGCGACCCACGTGGCTGGCGCTCAAGGGAGGAGGAGGGTACGAGGTCTGATGAGGACAAGAAGGGGTATACGGAGGAGCAGCGACAAGGGGTTCTCAG GATAAAGAGATGCAAGGACTTTTATGAGACTCTTGGTGTGGCCAAGGATGCCAGTGATGAGGACCTGAAGAAGGCCTATAGGAAACTGGCGCTCAAGTTCCACCCCGATAAAAACTTTGCTCCAGGAGCCACAGATGCATTTAAAG CCATAGGCAATGCGTACGCTGTGCTCAGTAACCCCGAGAAGCGACGGCAGTACGACCAGTGTGGTGATGTGGCACCGGCCGACAGCGCATCCCAAACCGCCACGGGACATCCTCGCCGCAGCTACCACAGGAACTTCACCATGGACTTTGAGGCTGACATTTCCCCAGAGGAGCTCTTCAACACCTTCTTTGGGGGAAAGTTCCCCACAG GCAACATCCACGTGTACACCAACAGAGGGGCTGCATACTCCCACTTCTACCAGCCACGGCGGCGCCGCCAAAACGAGAGACGTGGGGTTGAAGTAGAGGAAGACCGCAGCCAG AACACATTCACGGCTTTTCTCCAACTTCTGCCTGTCCTTGTGCTTATCCTCATCTCAGTGTTTACTCAGCTCATGGCCACAAAACCCCCCTACAGCCTCTTTTACAAGCC GTCCATGGGCCTGGTGGTGTCCAGGGAGACGCAGCACATGGGCGTCACCTACTACGTGGACAAAGGCTTTCAGAAAGAGTACAAGGGAGCGTCTCTGATTGAGCTTGAGAAGTCTGTTGAGAATGACTATATTGACCACCTACAGAGCAGTTGTtggaaggaaaaacagcaga AGTCAGACTTAACAAACTTGGCCCAGCTGTACCGTGACGAGCGAATGATGCAGAAGGCCGAGACCATGAAGCTGGACAACTGTGACAAGTTGTCTCGTGTGGTGGGAAGACAGAGGGGTGAatga